The Changchengzhania lutea genomic sequence CTTTACCAATGGAAAGAATTTTTCCTTCGGAATCTGTTACATTTGCCCATTGTCCATCGCTCGTTTGATACCAGATTCCCTGTACATTTTCCATAGTGAGTCCGTAGTTGGGAGCTAACTGGGTTTTCAATACTTTGGATTGATGCGTGCCAATAGCTACCAATGCCATGCCTTGCGCAACATAATCGCCATTGGAAACATTAATAGACTTAACGAAACCATCAAAAGGTGCACGAATTTGTTTGCTACCTCCCGAAACGCCAGAAGTCAATGATTGATAATTGGCTTTGGCTATATCAAAATTGCTTTCTACTTTTTCAAATTCTGCCTTAGGGACAATTTTAGAGTCATATAGCTCTTTCTTTCTGTCATATTCAGATTTAGCCTGTTGGTATTTCGCTTTCGCGGAAGCGATATCGGTACTCAAATTATTGGTTGCCAAACCTTGACTGTTCAAACTCATTAAGAGCTGACCTTTTTTTACCGCTGTGCCTTCGGTGAGATTATTTACTTTAAAATCCACCACACCATTGGATTTTGCAGCCAACGACTTTACAGAACCGGGCGAAGGCATCCAAACACCAGAGGTGTTGATGACATCGTAAATTTTACCTGAAACTACTGGCGCGGTTTGAAAATCGATTTTCCAAGCCTGTTCTTTTAAAAACGAAATGCTCCCATCATCTTCGGCAGCACCCAAAGCTTTTATAGCTTCGTCTGTATTTGCATACACCGTAACATCGTCAATCGTTATTTTATCGGAATAGTCTGGCGTTTTCATTTCAAAAACAAGTTGGTAATTACCCACTTCTTTCGGTTGAATGGTAGGCGAGAATATGCCTGGTGATAAAGGTGCTTCGGCTGTATTGCGAATACCTTTATCGCCTTTAATCAAACTAACGGTAACCGAACCTTCCCGAACGGGTTGGTGTTTATTCAACACCGTAAAATGGGCCGCAAAACTGCTTGGATTGCCTACTATTAAGGCCGGAAACTCTACGAATAGCTCTGTTTGGTCTGTCCAAATGGTGTGGTTCAAGCGAGGAATTTCTTCTCCGGCGTGGCTACCATCGGGATTGTGTGCGTGTGCGTCTTCTGCCTTATTATTACAGGACATTGCCAAAAAGGCAAGCATTATTAGTATATATTTCATACGTTTAAATCTTTTTAATTTATTGAAACTAATTAATTAAAAAATTGAGAACGTATGTAACCGCTACGCTCTCACATTAAAAATTTTAAACATCCCCTTTTGTGAATGAATTTTTAAAATTTATTAATGTTCGTTTCATCTTTTGTATCTATTTGTTTCTTTAGTGGTCGTGGTTTGCATTGTCATCATCGTGGTCGTGACCGTGTTCATCTGTCTTTGTTTCCATAGAATCTGTTCCTACTTTAAAATCTTCTTGCTCTATGGTTCCTTCTTCCATATGATTGCCATCTGCATTGTGTTCGTGGCCGTGGTCGTTCGTACTTTCAGTTTTTGTATCTCTACAAGATGTTACAGTAATCATTGAACCTATAGCTATTGCGACTATTATTTTTGAAATTTTCATAATTGTATGTTTTAAAGTTTATAATTGATGTTTTAATAATTGTGATTGAAGCAGTTGTAATTCCTTTTCCATTTCAAGCATTCTATCTGATGCCTTTCGGTAAAACTGAAGCTCTACATAGTAATCCATAAACGAATACTCACCTAACATATAAGCCTTAAAAAGTAGTTCCTCGTTATTTAAATTGCCTATAGTGGTTTGATACTCATTATATTTTTCGAGCATCAATTCGTATCGATTATATGTTTGTTGAAATTGAGCGTAAAGTGAAGTGGTAATTACTTGCGTGTTGGATTGCTGATATTCATAATTTGCTTCGGCAGCTTTTACTTTGTTCTTGCTATTCCAAAGTGGAATTGAAACACCGCCATAAAAACCAGAATAATTACTACCGCTAACGCCTTGATAATTGTAGCCAAGTGCTACGTTTGGTAGTACTTTGTTTTTTTCCAGTTTTACTTTTTGAAGTGAAGATGTCTCAATAGCCTTTAATTCTTGCAGTAAAGGGTCATTTGATAATTTTTCCTGCCAAAGACTTTCCACCGCACCAACTTCAACAGGTAAAGTAAGTCCTGTCGAAATACCACTAATTTCATTGCCGCCGTTCAACGTTTTGAGTTTGGATTGCAAAATTTGTATTTCGCTTTCAATCTGTTCAACAACGAACTGCTCTTGAATCCAAGCAATTTTTCCTTTATTCAAATCCAAAATACCGACTTGCTCTTTATTAAAAAGTTCTTGAATTTGGTCGAAAACCTGTTTGCTCTGGGTTTTTCTTTCAGTTTCAATCGCTTTTTGTTTTTGCAAGAAAACAAGTTCTAAAAGCGTATTTTTTGCTTTCAGTAAGATTTCCAGTCTCTTGTTAGCATAGGCTGACGTTAATTGTTGCGATTTAGATTCGTTCCATTTGCCACGTGCAGCATATACCGTAGGAAATTCAAAAGACTGGGATATTTGATATTCGATATAATCTCCGGTAACATTATCGCCAAAGGGCAAATAATAACCAGAGAGCTGTGGGTCGGGTAAATTGTTGTTGCTCCTGTTTTCGAGTTGCT encodes the following:
- a CDS encoding efflux RND transporter periplasmic adaptor subunit, whose protein sequence is MKYILIMLAFLAMSCNNKAEDAHAHNPDGSHAGEEIPRLNHTIWTDQTELFVEFPALIVGNPSSFAAHFTVLNKHQPVREGSVTVSLIKGDKGIRNTAEAPLSPGIFSPTIQPKEVGNYQLVFEMKTPDYSDKITIDDVTVYANTDEAIKALGAAEDDGSISFLKEQAWKIDFQTAPVVSGKIYDVINTSGVWMPSPGSVKSLAAKSNGVVDFKVNNLTEGTAVKKGQLLMSLNSQGLATNNLSTDIASAKAKYQQAKSEYDRKKELYDSKIVPKAEFEKVESNFDIAKANYQSLTSGVSGGSKQIRAPFDGFVKSINVSNGDYVAQGMALVAIGTHQSKVLKTQLAPNYGLTMENVQGIWYQTSDGQWANVTDSEGKILSIGKDVARENPLISVFAQVNAVVDMPEGSLMPVQIAMGNATQNTTIPVNGLLEDYGSYSVIVQFSGESFERRPVKIGKRNGENVEILQGLQVGEVVVTAGAYQVKMASMSGSTPAHGHEH
- a CDS encoding TolC family protein, whose translation is MNKYIVSAMCGCLFFVNGFSQTKTIEELLNQIEQNNTALKGYQSYIESQQLENRSNNNLPDPQLSGYYLPFGDNVTGDYIEYQISQSFEFPTVYAARGKWNESKSQQLTSAYANKRLEILLKAKNTLLELVFLQKQKAIETERKTQSKQVFDQIQELFNKEQVGILDLNKGKIAWIQEQFVVEQIESEIQILQSKLKTLNGGNEISGISTGLTLPVEVGAVESLWQEKLSNDPLLQELKAIETSSLQKVKLEKNKVLPNVALGYNYQGVSGSNYSGFYGGVSIPLWNSKNKVKAAEANYEYQQSNTQVITTSLYAQFQQTYNRYELMLEKYNEYQTTIGNLNNEELLFKAYMLGEYSFMDYYVELQFYRKASDRMLEMEKELQLLQSQLLKHQL